TTTTATTAAAGATAAGGAGAACGTTAAATCTTCCAGAAAGAAAGAGTATGATCCCACTGACCTTATTGTTCCTCAAAGACAGGCTGCTAAGAAAGCTACAGAAAGTATACGTTGCTCACAGGGGAGAACAAAAGAACAAATTCTGTTTGAACAAGAAGCATTTAAAACATCTCCTACTAATGAAGAGCCAAAAGTTAAGCAAAAGGTTAAGCATAAGACAAAAGATATTAAGGATTCCAAAATTCAGAAGGATGGAAAATCAGGTGGCGATATATATGACTTTGAGAAAGATAGCAATGATGCTCAGGAAATACTGGCATATGTTCCTCAGAGACAAGCAGCGAAGAAAGCTGCAGCACACATCAAGAGTGGAATGACAAAGCCAGGACTGAGTGAAGCAGATGCGGAAGCAGCGAAGATAAAGAAAGATTCTGCAGATGTAAAACCGAAGAAGGAGCCAGAGATTGTAAAAACTAAGAAAGATCAACAAGAACCTGAGAAATCCAAAAGCACAACGAAGATATCAGAATCTAAAGGAAAAGCACCTTCGAAGTCTCGTGAAATACTTTCGTCAACATCGTCATCTAGTTCTTCTGAAGAATCTTCTACATCAAGtagtgaaagtgatgatgaaattgAAGAGAAACAGAAACCAACTGCTAAACCTGTGAAGAAAGATGTTAAATCTGATAAGGCAAGTGACAAGAAAGCATCTATCGAAGCTCTCTTCAGTGATGTAAGTgataagaaaacaaaatcatcTCCAGAGAAGAAGAATGCTAGTAAGAGTGCAGGAGAGTGGCCCTCGGGTGACCATCCATCTGATAACAGTTCATCAACCAGCGACTCTGACTCAGACACTTACACAAGAACACAACAGAAGAGTCGTGCTAAGCCTGCTCCTGAGGAAAAGAGTGAACCCAAATTAAAATCGGCAGAAGCTGAAGACAAAAAGGGTCCGAACTCAAAATCGGTTGGCAAGAAATTTAAGAAGGCGCCTGACAAGAAGCTTAAAACTTCCGACGGGCGGCCTGAACTTGAGTTTCAGCCGCCGGTTATTGAGAGAGATGAACCACCACGAGCCAAAGAGAAGCCTGGGAGAGGGCGGAAGCATGATGCCCACAAGACATCTGGAGCAGGTGAGGAAGATAGGGTCAGAAATGCTGAGAGTAGATCAGGAGATCTCTCTAGTTCCAAAAATAGAGATGATTCCTCCCCCTGTGGTGATGATACATCAAAGAGAGAGCGACCTCCTGCAGGCAAGCGCAACCGGTCGCGTACTCCGAGAGTTGAGGAGCAGCCGAAGCGGAGCACAGAGAGAGAATCAGATGCAGAGAGAGGAGTCCATAAGAAAGACCAGTCCAAACAGCATGAAGCAAGGAAGAGAAAATCAAGTGAGATCGAACAACCATTGTCTGCAGGCCTGCGTCGTGACATTGTCAGTGCGGCCAGAAGTGGCAGTGAGCCATCTGCAGAAGCAGTGCCCCGTAAAGAGAGAGTCAAGTCCAATGAACACGTGCCATCTGCGGCCAAGAAAGTTGACAAGAAAGTAGAAACAGAAGTGAAGAAAGTGAGTAAAATGGTACAGGAGGTTACACCAGAGAAGGAGTCTTTAGGAAGTCAGCTGGAGAGAGAAATAAGTGAAAGAAAAGCAGAGCGGGAGACGCCAGGTAAGAAGACTTCAAAAGTAACATTAGATAAATTGTTCCAGACAAAACCTgcagagaaagaaggaaaagcaTCAGAGAAAGAAGTTCAGAAGGAGACTGGGAAATTGCCGctcgaaaaagaaaacaagaaagacaCATCTTCTAAAGATTCCGAAAAGAAGGTTCCTGTAAAACAGGAATCACATCTGAAAGAGAAGCAGAAGTCTGTTGACTCCCATGCGAAAGTATCAACTGTAACTGAACCATCACCTAAGAGATTACTCAAAGACAAAGAACCAATTGAAAGTGAagataacaaaaagaaaattaaagaacaaACACCTCAGACAGAGAAAGATGTTCCAGCCAAAGCTtctaaatttaattcaatgacaACACTAGTCGATAAACGTGCAGAGAAAGATTTGAAGGACACAGTGATTAAAAAGGCAGAGAAGCCAGTTGATATAGGAGTAGACGAGAAAGAACCATTGTTGAGGAAAGAAGACATTAAAAAGCCATCGAGTAGTTCTGAATCAAGCAGTTTTAGTGATAAGGATGAGCAATCAAAGGATATGAGAAGATCTTCTGTTGAATCGAGTGAAGATGATGACAAGACTAAGAAGAAAGCTAAGCCCATGCCCAAATGTAAGAAGAAGGCTCTTGGAATACTCAGTGATGCAGATGGTAGTCAAGAAGAGCAACGAAACGTTGTGGAACAAAAGGTTGAAGATATTCCTCCTGTTGATGGAGTGATCAAGCCATCTACTACTGAACCTCCTAGAGTTGAAGAAGTCCCTGTTCCACCACTGGAAGCAACCATTCAGCCTCCAGAGCAACAAGTTAGTGCTCCCATTGCAAAGGAAATGGTGGCCCCTGTTCTGACACCTGAACAGGTGCATCAGGAAATTCCTGCAGATGCTGCAGCTGCAGAGAACAAAATGGCTACAAATACTAACCAGGGCTCATTTACATTGATGCCACAACTTGAGAAGGCTTGTGCATTAGATCTAGGCAATGAGTTCCAGGTTCCTGAGCAAGAAACTGTGGAAGCAAAAAAGATCACTTCTCGTTCATCATCACTGAATGTTCCAAATTATCCACAACGTTCTATATTCTCTCCTCAACAGCCATCAAAGGACCCTCCAGTATCAGAACTATTTGACTTCGAAAATGATATTTTGGCTGTGGATGAAACTGTTAATGATGATGGATTTAGCATTGCCCGTGATCCTGAAGAAATTATGCGTGCTCCACCACTGACTTTCTCTTTCAGCAGTGAGTTCTTATTTAAAGAAGATTCAAAGGAAGATAGTGCAAGGGAAACTCACCTCTTGGTTGAGAAATTGAGATTGGAGTATGCAAAGAAGTCCACCACAAGTGTTATTCAGCCTGAAACAGCAGAAACTTTGCCCCCTGTGCAAGATGATGGAACAATACAGTTGGATGAAATGAGTGAAGAAAAACCAGAGATGCAACCACAAGTAGTAGATATTGTTGAGTCAAATCCATGTGAAGCAAAAGAAGAGAAGCCCCACGACATGGTTGCTGAAGTTAAGTTAGATGTTCCAGTAAGTGTTGAATGTCCTATCGagaataaattgccagttcctcATGTGGAGACTCATGAACCACCACCACAGCCTCCAGAAGAGCAGCTAGACAAAAACGAAGTGCCACCATATGTGAGTGGCGATGCCAATGGTCAATACGAATACCATCCATGTAGTATGCAGCTTGAGATCCCCAAGGTGTCTATTCCAGGACGTGAGAAACTGGATCGAAGTAACAGTGCACAGGCAGATGAGCGGTGGGTGCCCCCAAGTTTGGATTTTGTGCAGCAGCAGTCCGACCAACATCACGGTATGTTGCCTACACATCATTACGAAACACTTCCACCTGCACCTCTGGACTGCACACCTGCGCCATCTCCTTACACTGATCTCCGTAATCGAGCCAAGTGGACAGAAAGTGAGATTCTTCCAGTCAGACGCTCATCATCCTCGTCAGCATCATCCACCTCGTCGTCATCTCACCGTGAAGAGCAGGACCCAACTAAACGTGATGATCTCCATCTTCCTCCACATACGCCATCAGGTGCAGACATTGCTTCTTACCAGGGACTACATCCAGGGCTCCCCTACCTCACCGATGCTCCATCATATCATCCTTACTCAGAAGCATCTCCCTTTGTTGGACCTGTTACTTTATTTCCTCCTTCAATGCCATATCCGTCTCCTGGTACTTTGTATCCTCCTTTTGCTCCTCCTTTCCCCACCCCTCACTCGCTCTTGCAACCAGTTCCAAAACCTCCAGAGGAACCACCCCACATGCCACCTCCTTGTGGTGCTGCCTTCACGTCATCAAGTCATAACATGGCACTAACTGCAGCAATGGTCTCGCCCCCACCCTCCGTAGCTACGCCCAATCTTCTCCCTCCTGCACCATCCCCTGTCATGCATTCAGAGCCGCCACTCACACCAGCTTCATTTGTTCCTTCACAAGAACCCATCCAGCAGTTGTCTCTCCCCATGTCCCCTGTGGGAAACAACAGAGGGCCTCTGAATCATCATCAGTCTTCCCCAGTCGCGCCTACAGATCCCACACCACCATCTTCTGTTCCAACGTCATCTCCAGCCCCTCCAACTCCtcaaccgccaccaccaccaccacctccacctccTCCGCCGCCTCAAGTATCACTTCCAGAGTCACAAACCCCCAAAGCAGCATCGAACAGTGGAGCTGTGGGAAAGAAGTCACCAGCAAAACCAACACGTACTTCAGCTCGCTTCATTTCTCAACAAGGCAAGTCTCCAGGCAAATCCCCTGGCAAATCACCACGGCAGCAAGAGGCAGCATCAGGCAAGGCTCCGTCACAAAGCCGGTTGCGAGAAACTGGCACCAACAAACGTGGTGGAGGAAGTGGCAAGATTGTGAGTCGTGCAATGTACAACCAGCCCCGAGGTGGCTCACGTAGAGGTAGAGGTCGTGGCAGAGGGCAACACGCACAGCACTTCCCCGACTCTGATTTCAATACCATTCACAGTAAGCTGGTGGGCACAGTATACGATCTGGAGTTCGATGACGATTCTCCTAGCGAGAGTGTAGAGAACTTGCGTGCAATGAGGGAGAGGCGGCGTTCAACAGACATGCACGAAAGAAAGCTCTCTGAGAACGCCTTCCTGTCCCGAGACTCTCCGCCCTCACCCAAGTTCACCAGCCCTCCACACCAACAGATACAGAATTCCAAGCTGCGTAGTTACGGTGCAGATATTAGAGATCTCAGGCCTCCTTCACCACTTCCTGGACTTCACTCTGCGGATGAGTTGTTGCCTCCTCCATCTCCAGTCAGCAACACAACTTCGGACAGGATGGAGCAGTTTCCAGATGTGGTGCAACCTCTACTACCTGGCCCTGTCGACATGCGCACGTACAGCTCCTCATATGAGCCAACACCTAACAACAACCCCGCAGCTTATCACAATCATTTACTTGGAACATTTGCTACTGCAGCTGCTGAGCAGCATGTTACAGACTTCGAGGAAGACTTGGAGAAGGAGCTGCATTCTGTGCTTGCTGCTAGCAAGCATCCAGAAACACAGAAAATGACAGAGGAGGTTACAAAACCAATTGAGGAGGCACCAGTTGGCCAAGCAATGAATGAAAGTTCGTCAAATAACAAAGTGTCTTTGTTAGATTCACGCAATCAGCTCAAAGTGAAGATCAAGGGTCCTTTCCTGGATGCCAACTACGCAGCTGCATCGACTGTGCCTCCTCTCGCACAACAGCAGCCTCTCTTGCCAGTGATGCCCACGATGGACGCAGTTGCAGTCTCCAACATCATCCCTGCAGCTACTACCGCAATCTCATCAGCTGCGTCATCATCTGGAACCTCGAATCTACGTCGCATGCGCAAGAAAGAGCTGTTGAGACAGTATTGTTCCCAGGACATGAATATGGATGATCCTGCAGGAGGTGCAGTGACTGGCCAGGCAATGGCGCCCACTGCTGCTCCACCCGTCAACCGAACTGTCATCACTATCCCCAAAGCAGTTGCGTCCATGACATCTATACCCACTCGCGAAGACTACAAAGCCGTTGTGGATGCAAATATGGAGAAGAAGCGGCGAAAAGAAAAGCCTTTCTCGTCATCGCAATCAGTTCCTAGGGAACTGAGGCATTTAGATCTTCCTCTGGATCAAGATGAGTCATGCCCTCCTGAAAGAAGGCGTAGCGTAGGCTCGACAGGCAGCAATGCTTCATCCACTCACCAACCCGACAGCATCACAACACCACCCATCAAGAGACGGGGTCGACCGCCCAAGTCGTCTGCAGTGCCTGCTTCTGGACCTATCCTGGTTTTGGCTCCTAAACTCAAGATTAAGATCGGTAACAATATAATTGGGGCACCAGAAGCAGAAAGCAACATTGAAGAGAAGAAGCTGCGAGTGCGACCTCCCAAGAAGAGACTTACCAGCGTCCAGATGCCGACCGTGGAGGAGTTGAAACGGGAGAGCATGAAGTTCCGCCGCATGATCATGGCAGACTTCGACGAGGCGGAGAAGAAGCAGAGCAAGTCCGTCACTGGGAAGCGTCGCAGGCAAAGGCAGTTCGATGCCATGCAGCATGAGGTGCAGATCATCACGGCGGACGAGAAAGTGAGTGCACCGAAACTCATTATCAGGTTCAACAAGCGCAGTGCAAACAGTGTAAGTAATAGTGCTGACAGTGCAGGTGTGGGTGGAGATGGGTCTGCCTCCGCGCCACGGGCAGGCGAAGGTGTGGAGAGCAGGGTAGGTGCCTCGGCCTACTCCAGCGCCGGAGCAGACCCTTCCAATCCACCCATCACCGAAAAGGAAGGCCAGCCCTCCACCGCCAGTGCGGCCACAGACAGTAATGACGGTGGCAAGGGCTCGGAACTTCTGAACGTACGGACGTCCAAAGTGACCCCAATTCGATTAAAATTAGCTCGGTGCCAGGAAGGTTACGTTATGAAGACGCAGCCGAGCCAGGACACTGCAGCGTCAGGCAGTGAGACGAACTCTACACCAAACGATGCAGAAGACGGTGGTAGTACTCTGCCCGTTAACAAGGGCTGTGAAGTTAGGTGATGAACGTGGTAACCTAATGGTTTTTAGTGATCTGACGACGTGCAGCAATCATGTAGGGCATCACCAAGTGATCTCCCTCTCTCACTTGCCACTAAAAGTGTGCTCGGACTTGTACAAAGGTGACTGAAACGTAGCTTTTAAATTCAATAGTGTTTTGccaaatgttttaaattaaatttattatccaGTTTCCAATTTGTTCTCAGTTCACGTTGTTAATCTTCGAATGCGAATGTGTGACGTGGTATTTAACTCTTTTAGACTGTCCTGTATATTTGCACAGTGTACGTAGCTTAGCGGAGTGCAGAAGAAACTTTAGTGTACAAAAGTCAATTACTGGTTCAAGACacgaattaatatttttgtacatattgTAAGTGTTAACAAAAGTGTgtgaatatagtactgtatttgtaagtttatattttatttaaaagatatGGTTTGCAAAATTTGTTAAAGGAATTTAACAAGTAAAACTTCTAAATCAGTCAAGAAAGAAACTCTTAACAAATGGCTTGTATGTTATTCATGATTGATATATTTGGCTGAGCTCTGTTGATGGTTGTGATGTTGCCACCGTATCTTTTGAAGAAAtgttaaacattaattttagCACGTATGTATGTGGCTTAACTGAATGCGATCCAAAGTTGCCATTTTGAAAACAAAAGTGTACCTGTCTGCGGGGTGAgtgaaaacattttcaaaattcttcttcttttaaGTATATATTACACACAcgtacacacactcacacacacacatgtatataCTATATCGCGATGACTTTCTTGCCGATCGAGGCAGCAGTTGTATTTCTAAAATTGTAGTGATGTCCCAGGAAAGTTGAGTGATTGAGACTGAAATCCTTTTTAGAAATGTTTGCAGGATGTCTTGGTAACAGATATGTACCTCACGTTGCAATAAACCTTGTTTTCTATATGTACATACAGTGGCGTGAAGAACATGGTAGCACAAGCcatttgttgtttctcttccCCTGTCTCTGTGTGCACGTAGTACTTTTATATCATGTCAAAAACGTGTTTCACATTTTGCATGTTTTTTAGGCATTGTTCTTTCTGCTCcgttgttttcttttatatttgtataaaacCTCGAGACCCACCCATCCTTTGTGTATGAAGTCattctctctatctctctttttttttttcaaaatacattGTACAAACATTGATCGTTTTGTACAgagaatatttgtttttaattatttttctcatgATTACAAAGAAGCTCTATGTTATTGTATATAGTGTAAAAGTGATGCTGGTCCTGTAAGATAAGGTGTTGTAATGTGCACATAGATGCATCGTCAAATACAAATCTTTTTTTAGAACGAGAATATAATGGTACCGTTTCTTTTTATAAACTTTGTTATTAACTTTAAACATTTCACATCATTTCCTTGTGCCTTTCTTTTTCCCTCCTTGCACCTAAATATTCAGTGAATGCATTGGCGTATATTCTGAGTGGTTATGTTACTGTTCTTGGTTTTTTATTAATTAGTTTAATATAAAATTGCTGGCTTTTGTGTACCATTACATGGGAGTGGCAGTTTGTGGTATAATTTGTAGGCAGAGGTATGAAATTACAGCATTAACTTTTTGTAGTTATAGCAAAAacgtttttaaaaataccattttatgtatttgaagaagaataatttattagctaaaatctgtttactgttttatataaaggaaaataagatatgtttcactgcgggctaaagcagggagatgcactatcacctttactttttaacttcgctctagaatataccattaggaaagttcaggataacaggcagtgtttggaattgaacaggttacatcagcttcttgtctatgcagatgacgtgaatatgttaggcgaaaatacacaaacggttagggaaaacacggaaattttacttgaagcaagtaaagcgattggtttggaagtaaatcccaaaaagacaaagtatatgat
This sequence is a window from Periplaneta americana isolate PAMFEO1 chromosome 2, P.americana_PAMFEO1_priV1, whole genome shotgun sequence. Protein-coding genes within it:
- the rno gene encoding PHD finger protein rhinoceros isoform X1: MSQRGKRQPNRTDDGPTPAKRRKCRPPAAEEEETTAMDAAAAGAVWTPRPLNDLKISSIYNRSATEAPAELFRKDLISAMKLPDSEPLSPDEYWVITDQWKQEWERGVQVPVNPDSLPEPTVSVNQCPNIRPHQEFKLPKSKYIRITKDEFFTSEEHYLSNTPAKAEKACSYDLDDCDIAWLQIVNGERACMGLHPITEDQLERVIEELEIRCWEKVQTIVKTEEGLGIEYDENVICDVCRSPDSEEGNEMVFCDSCNICVHQACYGITTIPSGSWLCRTCALSLRPECVLCPNKGGAMKCTRSGQKWAHVSCALWIPEVSIGCVERMEPITKISSIPQSRWALICVLCRERVGACIQCSVKTCKTAYHVTCAFKHGLEMRAIIEDENADDGVKLRSYCQKHSVTSKKEKSGSASEDEESKRKKRKDMTSEEKNQARAAKLQEIEAEFDKHVSIKDITQHMDVDSEGIQYIYNYWKLKRKVRNYCQDLKSRTFEATVSGNKNQTSYKYLAGFNKPLLPPKSEDVDILSRQQEQADLEKMKMFVQLRQDLERVRNLCYMVSRREKLSRTFFRMREQTFHKQAAVLSDANCNLKVKEVAAVIEANHGPSIYDRLYSQPSAEDHSADFDLVLARIAGIASPKPSIADEKSKTDLNGLVKCASDKKASMENPYKRLYFNGAGRRRSSLYGSTSGSETDTPAPSGGSRRPGCNVPVRKTPSSTARLGLADSAPSSSEEEKPPVVTDTVRKRPPCNRKNSVSGSKTVERKRNKKTFISRTKVESSSEEEEKPSKSLWQSPRSRTLRQMEREMGDKASGSDDTDDLMLPVKATKSEPNKINAIYSDSDSELSLKGDASGGDRNESKSPSNIPSDSQQHVLRTKAAVKEFSAGLQTKVDKSPQKNNTKLTKTMKKEKESKQDDSMDDDFIKDKENVKSSRKKEYDPTDLIVPQRQAAKKATESIRCSQGRTKEQILFEQEAFKTSPTNEEPKVKQKVKHKTKDIKDSKIQKDGKSGGDIYDFEKDSNDAQEILAYVPQRQAAKKAAAHIKSGMTKPGLSEADAEAAKIKKDSADVKPKKEPEIVKTKKDQQEPEKSKSTTKISESKGKAPSKSREILSSTSSSSSSEESSTSSSESDDEIEEKQKPTAKPVKKDVKSDKASDKKASIEALFSDVSDKKTKSSPEKKNASKSAGEWPSGDHPSDNSSSTSDSDSDTYTRTQQKSRAKPAPEEKSEPKLKSAEAEDKKGPNSKSVGKKFKKAPDKKLKTSDGRPELEFQPPVIERDEPPRAKEKPGRGRKHDAHKTSGAGEEDRVRNAESRSGDLSSSKNRDDSSPCGDDTSKRERPPAGKRNRSRTPRVEEQPKRSTERESDAERGVHKKDQSKQHEARKRKSSEIEQPLSAGLRRDIVSAARSGSEPSAEAVPRKERVKSNEHVPSAAKKVDKKVETEVKKVSKMVQEVTPEKESLGSQLEREISERKAERETPGKKTSKVTLDKLFQTKPAEKEGKASEKEVQKETGKLPLEKENKKDTSSKDSEKKVPVKQESHLKEKQKSVDSHAKVSTVTEPSPKRLLKDKEPIESEDNKKKIKEQTPQTEKDVPAKASKFNSMTTLVDKRAEKDLKDTVIKKAEKPVDIGVDEKEPLLRKEDIKKPSSSSESSSFSDKDEQSKDMRRSSVESSEDDDKTKKKAKPMPKCKKKALGILSDADGSQEEQRNVVEQKVEDIPPVDGVIKPSTTEPPRVEEVPVPPLEATIQPPEQQVSAPIAKEMVAPVLTPEQVHQEIPADAAAAENKMATNTNQGSFTLMPQLEKACALDLGNEFQVPEQETVEAKKITSRSSSLNVPNYPQRSIFSPQQPSKDPPVSELFDFENDILAVDETVNDDGFSIARDPEEIMRAPPLTFSFSSEFLFKEDSKEDSARETHLLVEKLRLEYAKKSTTSVIQPETAETLPPVQDDGTIQLDEMSEEKPEMQPQVVDIVESNPCEAKEEKPHDMVAEVKLDVPVSVECPIENKLPVPHVETHEPPPQPPEEQLDKNEVPPYVSGDANGQYEYHPCSMQLEIPKVSIPGREKLDRSNSAQADERWVPPSLDFVQQQSDQHHGMLPTHHYETLPPAPLDCTPAPSPYTDLRNRAKWTESEILPVRRSSSSSASSTSSSSHREEQDPTKRDDLHLPPHTPSGADIASYQGLHPGLPYLTDAPSYHPYSEASPFVGPVTLFPPSMPYPSPGTLYPPFAPPFPTPHSLLQPVPKPPEEPPHMPPPCGAAFTSSSHNMALTAAMVSPPPSVATPNLLPPAPSPVMHSEPPLTPASFVPSQEPIQQLSLPMSPVGNNRGPLNHHQSSPVAPTDPTPPSSVPTSSPAPPTPQPPPPPPPPPPPPPQVSLPESQTPKAASNSGAVGKKSPAKPTRTSARFISQQGKSPGKSPGKSPRQQEAASGKAPSQSRLRETGTNKRGGGSGKIVSRAMYNQPRGGSRRGRGRGRGQHAQHFPDSDFNTIHSKLVGTVYDLEFDDDSPSESVENLRAMRERRRSTDMHERKLSENAFLSRDSPPSPKFTSPPHQQIQNSKLRSYGADIRDLRPPSPLPGLHSADELLPPPSPVSNTTSDRMEQFPDVVQPLLPGPVDMRTYSSSYEPTPNNNPAAYHNHLLGTFATAAAEQHVTDFEEDLEKELHSVLAASKHPETQKMTEEVTKPIEEAPVGQAMNESSSNNKVSLLDSRNQLKVKIKGPFLDANYAAASTVPPLAQQQPLLPVMPTMDAVAVSNIIPAATTAISSAASSSGTSNLRRMRKKELLRQYCSQDMNMDDPAGGAVTGQAMAPTAAPPVNRTVITIPKAVASMTSIPTREDYKAVVDANMEKKRRKEKPFSSSQSVPRELRHLDLPLDQDESCPPERRRSVGSTGSNASSTHQPDSITTPPIKRRGRPPKSSAVPASGPILVLAPKLKIKIGNNIIGAPEAESNIEEKKLRVRPPKKRLTSVQMPTVEELKRESMKFRRMIMADFDEAEKKQSKSVTGKRRRQRQFDAMQHEVQIITADEKVSAPKLIIRFNKRSANSVSNSADSAGVGGDGSASAPRAGEGVESRVGASAYSSAGADPSNPPITEKEGQPSTASAATDSNDGGKGSELLNVRTSKVTPIRLKLARCQEGYVMKTQPSQDTAASGSETNSTPNDAEDGGSTLPVNKGCEVR
- the rno gene encoding PHD finger protein rhinoceros isoform X2, which gives rise to MSQRGKRQPNRTDDGPTPAKRRKCRPPAAEEEETTAMDAAAAGAVWTPRPLNDLKISSIYNRSATEAPAELFRKDLISAMKLPDSEPLSPDEYWVITDQWKQEWERGVQVPVNPDSLPEPTVSVNQCPNIRPHQEFKLPKSKYIRITKDEFFTSEEHYLSNTPAKAEKACSYDLDDCDIAWLQIVNGERACMGLHPITEDQLERVIEELEIRCWEKVQTIVKTEEGLGIEYDENVICDVCRSPDSEEGNEMVFCDSCNICVHQACYGITTIPSGSWLCRTCALSLRPECVLCPNKGGAMKCTRSGQKWAHVSCALWIPEVSIGCVERMEPITKISSIPQSRWALICVLCRERVGACIQCSVKTCKTAYHVTCAFKHGLEMRAIIEDENADDGVKLRSYCQKHSVTSKKEKSGSASEDEESKRKKRKDMTSEEKNQARAAKLQEIEAEFDKHVSIKDITQHMDVDSEGIQYIYNYWKLKRKAGFNKPLLPPKSEDVDILSRQQEQADLEKMKMFVQLRQDLERVRNLCYMVSRREKLSRTFFRMREQTFHKQAAVLSDANCNLKVKEVAAVIEANHGPSIYDRLYSQPSAEDHSADFDLVLARIAGIASPKPSIADEKSKTDLNGLVKCASDKKASMENPYKRLYFNGAGRRRSSLYGSTSGSETDTPAPSGGSRRPGCNVPVRKTPSSTARLGLADSAPSSSEEEKPPVVTDTVRKRPPCNRKNSVSGSKTVERKRNKKTFISRTKVESSSEEEEKPSKSLWQSPRSRTLRQMEREMGDKASGSDDTDDLMLPVKATKSEPNKINAIYSDSDSELSLKGDASGGDRNESKSPSNIPSDSQQHVLRTKAAVKEFSAGLQTKVDKSPQKNNTKLTKTMKKEKESKQDDSMDDDFIKDKENVKSSRKKEYDPTDLIVPQRQAAKKATESIRCSQGRTKEQILFEQEAFKTSPTNEEPKVKQKVKHKTKDIKDSKIQKDGKSGGDIYDFEKDSNDAQEILAYVPQRQAAKKAAAHIKSGMTKPGLSEADAEAAKIKKDSADVKPKKEPEIVKTKKDQQEPEKSKSTTKISESKGKAPSKSREILSSTSSSSSSEESSTSSSESDDEIEEKQKPTAKPVKKDVKSDKASDKKASIEALFSDVSDKKTKSSPEKKNASKSAGEWPSGDHPSDNSSSTSDSDSDTYTRTQQKSRAKPAPEEKSEPKLKSAEAEDKKGPNSKSVGKKFKKAPDKKLKTSDGRPELEFQPPVIERDEPPRAKEKPGRGRKHDAHKTSGAGEEDRVRNAESRSGDLSSSKNRDDSSPCGDDTSKRERPPAGKRNRSRTPRVEEQPKRSTERESDAERGVHKKDQSKQHEARKRKSSEIEQPLSAGLRRDIVSAARSGSEPSAEAVPRKERVKSNEHVPSAAKKVDKKVETEVKKVSKMVQEVTPEKESLGSQLEREISERKAERETPGKKTSKVTLDKLFQTKPAEKEGKASEKEVQKETGKLPLEKENKKDTSSKDSEKKVPVKQESHLKEKQKSVDSHAKVSTVTEPSPKRLLKDKEPIESEDNKKKIKEQTPQTEKDVPAKASKFNSMTTLVDKRAEKDLKDTVIKKAEKPVDIGVDEKEPLLRKEDIKKPSSSSESSSFSDKDEQSKDMRRSSVESSEDDDKTKKKAKPMPKCKKKALGILSDADGSQEEQRNVVEQKVEDIPPVDGVIKPSTTEPPRVEEVPVPPLEATIQPPEQQVSAPIAKEMVAPVLTPEQVHQEIPADAAAAENKMATNTNQGSFTLMPQLEKACALDLGNEFQVPEQETVEAKKITSRSSSLNVPNYPQRSIFSPQQPSKDPPVSELFDFENDILAVDETVNDDGFSIARDPEEIMRAPPLTFSFSSEFLFKEDSKEDSARETHLLVEKLRLEYAKKSTTSVIQPETAETLPPVQDDGTIQLDEMSEEKPEMQPQVVDIVESNPCEAKEEKPHDMVAEVKLDVPVSVECPIENKLPVPHVETHEPPPQPPEEQLDKNEVPPYVSGDANGQYEYHPCSMQLEIPKVSIPGREKLDRSNSAQADERWVPPSLDFVQQQSDQHHGMLPTHHYETLPPAPLDCTPAPSPYTDLRNRAKWTESEILPVRRSSSSSASSTSSSSHREEQDPTKRDDLHLPPHTPSGADIASYQGLHPGLPYLTDAPSYHPYSEASPFVGPVTLFPPSMPYPSPGTLYPPFAPPFPTPHSLLQPVPKPPEEPPHMPPPCGAAFTSSSHNMALTAAMVSPPPSVATPNLLPPAPSPVMHSEPPLTPASFVPSQEPIQQLSLPMSPVGNNRGPLNHHQSSPVAPTDPTPPSSVPTSSPAPPTPQPPPPPPPPPPPPPQVSLPESQTPKAASNSGAVGKKSPAKPTRTSARFISQQGKSPGKSPGKSPRQQEAASGKAPSQSRLRETGTNKRGGGSGKIVSRAMYNQPRGGSRRGRGRGRGQHAQHFPDSDFNTIHSKLVGTVYDLEFDDDSPSESVENLRAMRERRRSTDMHERKLSENAFLSRDSPPSPKFTSPPHQQIQNSKLRSYGADIRDLRPPSPLPGLHSADELLPPPSPVSNTTSDRMEQFPDVVQPLLPGPVDMRTYSSSYEPTPNNNPAAYHNHLLGTFATAAAEQHVTDFEEDLEKELHSVLAASKHPETQKMTEEVTKPIEEAPVGQAMNESSSNNKVSLLDSRNQLKVKIKGPFLDANYAAASTVPPLAQQQPLLPVMPTMDAVAVSNIIPAATTAISSAASSSGTSNLRRMRKKELLRQYCSQDMNMDDPAGGAVTGQAMAPTAAPPVNRTVITIPKAVASMTSIPTREDYKAVVDANMEKKRRKEKPFSSSQSVPRELRHLDLPLDQDESCPPERRRSVGSTGSNASSTHQPDSITTPPIKRRGRPPKSSAVPASGPILVLAPKLKIKIGNNIIGAPEAESNIEEKKLRVRPPKKRLTSVQMPTVEELKRESMKFRRMIMADFDEAEKKQSKSVTGKRRRQRQFDAMQHEVQIITADEKVSAPKLIIRFNKRSANSVSNSADSAGVGGDGSASAPRAGEGVESRVGASAYSSAGADPSNPPITEKEGQPSTASAATDSNDGGKGSELLNVRTSKVTPIRLKLARCQEGYVMKTQPSQDTAASGSETNSTPNDAEDGGSTLPVNKGCEVR